The proteins below come from a single Chlorogloeopsis sp. ULAP01 genomic window:
- a CDS encoding HAD family hydrolase translates to MLRIITDFDGPIIDVSERYYRVYRFCLERTRRPNQKVRELSKAEFWQMKRSRVAEKQIGMISGLDELQAQAFSQLRRQTVHTEPYFEYDRLANGAVDALLKIQQAGVDLAVMTMRRVRELDYAFKKYDLGRFFPENRCYCLSNDYVKTRDIDDKPLLMARALSELPSATDTYMIGDTEADITAAKKHGIKVIAIESGIRDRVQLKFYQPDMIVQDLSVAVNLILEEALQPVRG, encoded by the coding sequence ATGTTAAGGATTATTACAGATTTTGACGGCCCTATTATAGATGTTTCAGAACGATATTACCGTGTTTATCGATTCTGTTTAGAGAGAACTCGACGTCCAAACCAAAAAGTACGAGAACTCTCGAAAGCAGAATTTTGGCAAATGAAGCGATCGCGTGTTGCCGAAAAACAAATTGGTATGATCTCTGGTTTAGATGAACTTCAGGCACAAGCATTTTCCCAACTGCGGCGGCAAACAGTACATACAGAACCTTACTTTGAGTACGATCGCCTTGCTAATGGTGCTGTAGATGCACTGTTAAAAATTCAACAGGCTGGCGTTGATTTAGCAGTAATGACTATGCGGCGAGTGCGAGAACTAGATTATGCTTTCAAAAAGTATGATTTAGGTAGATTTTTCCCAGAAAATCGCTGTTACTGCTTGAGTAACGATTATGTTAAAACCCGCGATATTGATGACAAGCCTTTATTAATGGCACGTGCATTAAGCGAACTACCATCCGCCACAGACACATACATGATTGGTGATACTGAAGCCGATATCACAGCCGCTAAAAAGCACGGCATCAAGGTAATTGCCATAGAAAGTGGCATTCGCGATCGGGTACAACTAAAGTTTTATCAACCCGATATGATTGTTCAAGATCTTAGCGTAGCTGTTAATCTCATCCTAGAGGAAGCACTGCAACCAGTTAGAGGTTAG
- a CDS encoding NYN domain-containing protein — MPNDNLSPSSNDNAFVSKISYYLHQAIITIQEQQPELLLEKYRNINWHSSRNQSALSLKLTNLLSQTQDQNTLLQNLQWFLKALFTPESFNSPILIKFLETIRQLSSPDYESNVSSHSLEVDLSKKVLTAITAVSKQQTGMAILLLDAENIQLNSETEKFLTTVCHYPLQVKIAFANWCSMGKQDVEFHQRSYDLIHVPAGKDNADGKMIAFGSSIHERYPQVQEVLVCSSDKVMTNLCNRLQQNGLTVYQVSQQGTNLKILNSNTGETHTRSILELPDFEKFIKQIQGIIVSEEKRTSNQWFKLSQIAQIYERKYKLDINEVASYHYPGKTAKDVLIKYQSDVVIYQPVENLEAYVALFRKPQLNNLNSNNSTLKKEVTSKVDLEKALVAIISVLMSKFPNNYVPIEILGSHFNKQYGLGVNKMLGNLGLTRNFRAFLVNDCNCFDVHRIGDRWQVALREVLVTTKN; from the coding sequence ATGCCCAATGATAACCTTTCACCTAGTAGCAATGATAATGCCTTTGTTAGTAAAATCAGCTACTACCTTCACCAAGCAATTATTACCATTCAAGAACAGCAACCTGAATTATTGCTAGAGAAGTATAGAAATATAAACTGGCATAGTAGTCGCAATCAATCTGCATTGAGTTTAAAACTAACAAACTTACTCAGCCAAACTCAAGACCAAAATACATTACTTCAAAATTTACAGTGGTTTCTCAAAGCTCTTTTTACTCCCGAATCTTTCAATTCACCTATATTAATAAAATTTTTAGAGACAATTCGGCAATTATCTTCTCCAGATTATGAATCAAATGTCTCATCTCATTCTCTAGAAGTAGATTTATCAAAGAAAGTTTTAACAGCAATTACTGCTGTATCAAAACAGCAAACTGGCATGGCAATTTTACTTCTAGATGCAGAAAATATTCAACTCAATTCCGAAACTGAAAAGTTTTTAACCACAGTTTGTCATTATCCTCTGCAAGTAAAAATTGCTTTTGCTAATTGGTGCAGCATGGGTAAACAAGATGTTGAATTCCATCAACGCAGCTATGATTTAATTCATGTACCTGCTGGTAAAGATAATGCCGATGGTAAAATGATAGCCTTCGGCTCATCTATTCACGAACGTTACCCACAAGTTCAAGAAGTTTTAGTCTGTTCCTCAGACAAAGTGATGACTAATCTATGCAATCGTTTACAGCAAAATGGATTAACAGTTTATCAGGTTAGTCAGCAAGGTACTAATCTCAAAATCTTGAACAGTAACACTGGTGAAACTCATACTCGTAGCATATTAGAACTACCTGATTTTGAGAAATTTATTAAACAAATTCAAGGCATAATTGTATCTGAGGAAAAACGCACTTCTAATCAATGGTTTAAGTTATCTCAAATAGCCCAAATATACGAGCGTAAATATAAACTTGACATTAATGAAGTTGCATCCTATCACTATCCAGGTAAAACAGCAAAGGATGTTTTGATTAAATATCAATCTGATGTTGTTATCTACCAACCCGTAGAAAATTTAGAAGCATATGTAGCTTTATTTAGAAAACCTCAACTCAATAATTTAAATAGCAATAATTCTACGCTGAAAAAAGAGGTTACTTCTAAAGTAGATTTAGAAAAGGCATTAGTTGCTATAATTTCTGTCCTAATGAGTAAATTTCCCAACAACTATGTTCCTATAGAAATTTTAGGTAGCCATTTTAATAAACAATATGGTTTAGGAGTTAATAAAATGCTGGGAAACTTGGGTTTAACCCGTAATTTCCGAGCTTTTTTAGTAAATGATTGCAATTGTTTCGATGTTCACAGAATAGGCGATCGCTGGCAAGTGGCTTTAAGAGAAGTTCTTGTCACAACCAAAAACTAA
- a CDS encoding CPP1-like family protein — MSEQNPYEKLGVPEDVSFDEIQDVRNRLLQQYSGDAKRLEMIEAAYDAVLMDRLRLRQEGKIKVPERIRFPERLVQAPPKESPAPREQSPAWLQRILDKPTSADVLLPGAWYLGLSAISIFYPTGADQVLQLALVVGVGISIYFINRKEGKFGRAVLFTLSGLIIGLIAGGLVANWVIPQVQQLIPLTQNQFSTVVTFILLWLITSFLR, encoded by the coding sequence ATGAGTGAGCAAAATCCCTACGAAAAACTTGGGGTACCAGAAGACGTTAGCTTCGATGAAATCCAGGATGTTCGCAATCGCCTCTTACAACAATACAGTGGCGATGCTAAACGTCTAGAAATGATCGAAGCTGCCTATGATGCAGTTTTAATGGATCGTTTACGGTTGCGCCAAGAAGGTAAGATTAAAGTGCCTGAACGCATCCGTTTTCCAGAGCGTCTCGTACAAGCACCTCCTAAAGAAAGTCCAGCCCCTCGCGAGCAGTCACCTGCATGGCTGCAAAGAATACTAGATAAACCTACATCAGCAGATGTATTGTTACCTGGAGCTTGGTATCTGGGTTTGAGTGCTATCAGTATATTTTACCCAACTGGAGCGGATCAGGTTTTACAGTTGGCGTTGGTAGTTGGAGTAGGTATTAGTATTTACTTTATCAACCGTAAGGAAGGTAAGTTTGGTCGAGCGGTTTTATTCACTCTGAGCGGTTTGATAATAGGTTTGATTGCTGGAGGATTGGTTGCTAATTGGGTTATACCACAAGTACAACAACTGATTCCTTTAACGCAAAATCAGTTTTCTACTGTAGTGACATTTATATTGTTGTGGTTAATTACTAGCTTTTTGCGCTAA